One region of Triticum aestivum cultivar Chinese Spring chromosome 6B, IWGSC CS RefSeq v2.1, whole genome shotgun sequence genomic DNA includes:
- the LOC123137094 gene encoding cytosolic invertase 1, whose translation MELGAAGMRRSASHNSLSGSDDFDLTHLLNKPRINVERQRSFDDRSLSDVSYSGGHARGGGGFDGMYSPGGGLRSLVGTPASSALHSFEPHPIVGDAWEALRRSLVFFRGQPLGTIAAFDHASEEVLNYDQVFVRDFVPSAMAFLMNGEPEIVKNFLLKTVLLQGWEKKVDRFKLGEGAMPASFKVLHDDKKGVDTLHADFGESAIGRVAPVDSGFWWIILLRAYTKSTGDLTLAERPECQKAMRLILSLCLSEGFDTFPTLLCADGCCMIDRRMGVYGYPIEIQSLFFMALRCALLMLKHDAEGKDFVERIATRLHALSYHMRSYFWLDFQQLNDIYRYKTEEYSHTAVNKFNVIPDSIPDWLFDFMPCEGGFFVGNVSPARMDFRWFALGNMIAIVSSLATPEQSMAIMDLIEERWEELIGEMPLKICYPAIENHEWRIVTGCDPKNTRWSYHNGGSWPVLLWLLTAASIKTGRPQIARRAIDLAERRLLKDGWPEYYDGKLGKYVGKQARKFQTWSIAGYLVAKMLLEDPSHLGMIALEEDKAMKPVLRRSASWTN comes from the exons ATGGAGCTGGGGGCGGCCGGGATGCGGCGGTCGGCGTCGCACAACTCGCTGTCCGGGTCCGATGACTTCGACCTCACACACCTGCTCAACAAGCCGCGGATCAACGTCGAGCGCCAGCGCTCCTTCGATGACCGTTCGCTCAGCGACGTCTCCTACTCCGGTGGCCACGCCAGAGGAGGCGGAGGCTTTGACGGCATGTACTCCCCGGGCGGCGGTCTACGCTCTCTGGTCGGCACGCCGGCCTCCTCGGCGCTCCACTCTTTCGAGCCCCACCCCATAGTCGGCGACGCCTGGGAGgccctccgccgctccctcgtcttttTCCGCGGCCAGCCGCTTGGTACCATCGCCGCTTTCGACCATGCATCCGAGGAAGTCCTAAACTATGATCAG GTGTTTGTGAGAGATTTCGTGCCCAGCGCCATGGCATTTCTGATGAATGGCGAGCCGGAGATTGTCAAGAACTTCCTGCTCAAGACCGTGTTGCTGCAGGGTTGGGAGAAGAAGGTTGATCGGTTTAAGCTTGGCGAGGGGGCCATGCCTGCAAGCTTTAAAGTGCTTCATGACGATAAGAAGGGTGTTGATACCCTGCACGCGGATTTTGGTGAGAGCGCAATTGGGCGGGTTGCACCAGTGGATTCGGGCTTCTGGTGGATCATACTATTGCGGGCCTACACAAAGTCCACGGGGGATTTGACTCTGGCAGAGAGGCCGGAATGCCAGAAGGCGATGAGGCTCATTCTGAGCCTGTGCTTGTCTGAGGGATTTGATACCTTCCCGACATTGCTATGTGCTGATGGTTGCTGCATGATAGATCGTAGGATG GGTGTGTATGGCTACCCCATTGAAATTCAATCCCTTTTCTTCATGGCACTAAGGTGTGCTCTTCTAATGCTTAAACATGACGCTGAAGGGAAAGATTTTGTGGAGCGGATTGCAACTCGTCTTCATGCTTTAAGTTATCACATGCGGAGTTATTTTTGGCTAGATTTCCAGCAGCTAAATGATATTTATCGTTACAAGACGGAAGAATATTCTCATACAGCTGTCAACAAATTTAATGTTATTCCAGATTCTATTCCGGACTGGCTATTTGATTTCATGCCTTGCGAGGGTGGTTTTTTTGTTGGTAATGTTAGTCCTGCAAGGATGGACTTCCGTTGGTTTGCACTTGGAAACATGATTGCCATAGTGTCATCTCTTGCTACACCTGAGCAATCCATGGCCATAATGGATCTCATTGAGGAGCGCTGGGAAGAGTTAattggtgagatgcctctgaagATATGCTATCCTGCTATTGAGAACCATGAATGGCGTATCGTGACGGGATGTGATCCAAAAAATACGAGATGGAGTTACCACAATGGAGGATCTTGGCCAG TACTTCTCTGGCTGCTCACGGCAGCAAGCATCAAAACTGGACGGCCGCAAATTGCAAGAAGAGCAATTGACCTAGCTGAGAGGAGGCTGTTGAAGGATGGCTGGCCTGAGTATTACGATGGTAAGCTTGGAAAATATGTTGGTAAGCAGGCAAGGAAATTTCAGACTTGGTCCATTGCCGGGTATTTGGTCGCCAAGATGCTGCTGGAGGATCCTTCGCATCTTGGTATGATAGCCTTGGAAGAGGACAAGGCAATGAAGCCAGTTTTGAGAAGGTCCGCCTCATGGACAAACTGA